In Malus sylvestris chromosome 16, drMalSylv7.2, whole genome shotgun sequence, the following are encoded in one genomic region:
- the LOC126608440 gene encoding uncharacterized protein LOC126608440: protein MECNRDEAARAKEIAERKFTAKDLMGAKKFALKAQNLFPGLEGMPQMLATLDVHIAAENKINGEADWYGILGADPKADDEAVRKQYRKLALMLHPDKNKSIGADGAFKLLSEAWSLLSDKSKRLAYDQKRRVHQRVATASGSSQAPLGANGFYNFTKGTTSGAQTQKVNTQTQKSTTETQKGTSQNQKGTSWASRSSAPASSQKPRANTFWTVCHKCKMQYEYLRIYLNHNLLCPNCHEPFLAVEIAPPPTNGAKSTPPKHETADRMGVGSAGFNGNQSYNQNNFQWGSFSKASSASTAAQAANVVSQAYEKAKREREQAQAALKREELRRKHQSSRKASGASSTGYPNAAKRRRGMEDVGVSSYGRDVTNQMGVGAGGAGTTNFSGPNGSARPSITRDISQIDIPNLLREKARKEIRKKLNEFTVSKTAAKETVNGNEREKSLGNIDVHRNQKQSGEPVDTKNGSSDMKGSGISGVHSDADILSINVPDSDFHDFDKDRTEKCFEDNQVWAAYDNDDGMPRFYALVQKVISVDPFTVRISWLNSKTNSELGPLNWVSSGFSKTCGEFRVGKYEVSNSLNSFSHRVRSTKGPRGAICIYPRKGDVWALYRNWSPDWNELTADNVIHKYDMVEVVEDFSEEQGVLVTPLVKVAGFKTVFHRHLDPREARRIPREELFRFSHQIPSCLITGQEAANAPKGCRELDPAATPLELLKVINDIKEEDMMEIDTKCQQGDVAEDVENNTGI from the coding sequence ATGGAGTGCAACAGAGATGAGGCGGCTAGGGCAAAAGAGATTGCGGAAAGAAAGTTCACAGCAAAGGATCTTATGGGGGCAAAGAAGTTTGCCTTGAAGGCTCAAAATTTGTTTCCGGGGTTAGAGGGGATGCCCCAAATGTTGGCAACCCTCGATGTGCATATTGCGGCGgagaacaaaataaatggggagGCTGATTGGTACGGGATACTTGGTGCGGATCCAAAAGCAGATGATGAGGCAGTGAGGAAACAATATAGGAAACTAGCTCTTATGCTTCACCCTGATAAGAACAAGTCTATAGGAGCTGATGGAGCGTTTAAGCTACTATCAGAAGCATGGAGTTTGTTGTCTGATAAATCTAAGAGGCTAGCCTATGACCAGAAGAGGAGAGTACATCAAAGGGTAGCAACTGCGAGTGGGAGTTCACAGGCTCCTCTAGGGGCCAATGGTTTCTACAATTTCACAAAAGGTACAACATCAGGCGCACAGACTCAGAAGGTTAATACACAGACTCAGAAGAGTACCACAGAGACTCAGAAGGGTACCTCACAGAATCAGAAGGGTACCTCATGGGCCAGCCGCTCTTCAGCTCCTGCTTCATCTCAAAAACCAAGAGCTAATACCTTTTGGACAGTGTGTCATAAATGCAAGATGCAGTATGAGTATCTCAGGATTTATCTTAATCATAATCTTCTTTGCCCGAATTGCCATGAACCATTTCTAGCAGTAGAAATAGCTCCACCACCTACAAATGGTGCCAAGTCAACTCCACCAAAGCATGAAACAGCTGATAGAATGGGTGTTGGATCTGCTGGTTTCAATGGTAATCAATCGTACAACCAAAACAACTTCCAATGGGGTTCATTCTCTAAAGCATCAAGTGCTTCTACGGCTGCCCAAGCCGCAAACGTGGTTAGCCAGGCATATGAGAAAGCCAAGAGAGAGCGCGAGCAGGCTCAAGCAGCATTAAAAAGAGAGGAGTTACGGAGGAAACATCAATCCTCCAGGAAGGCAAGCGGTGCTTCATCTACAGGGTACCCTAATGCTGCCAAGAGAAGAAGAGGAATGGAAGATGTCGGTGTCAGCAGCTACGGAAGGGATGTCACAAATCAAATGGGTGTGGGAGCTGGAGGAGCTGGAACAACCAATTTTTCTGGACCAAACGGAAGCGCCAGGCCTAGTATCACAAGGGATATCTCCCAGATTGATATTCCAAATTTACTAAGGGAGAAGGCTAGAAAAGAAATTCGGAAGAAACTAAATGAATTCACTGTGTCCAAGACTGCAGCCAAAGAGACGGTGAATGGAAACGAGAGAGAAAAATCTTTGGGAAACATTGATGTGCATAGAAATCAAAAGCAGTCTGGTGAGCCAGTGGACACAAAGAATGGCTCTTCTGACATGAAAGGTTCTGGCATTTCTGGTGTCCATTCAGATGCAGACATATTGTCGATAAATGTTCCTGATtctgattttcatgattttgaCAAGGATCGAACAGAGAAGTGTTTTGAAGATAATCAGGTCTGGGCTGCATATGATAATGATGATGGCATGCCAAGGTTTTATGCGTTAGTTCAAAAGGTGATTTCTGTGGATCCTTTCACAGTGCGGATCAGCTGGCTGAACTCAAAAACAAATAGTGAACTGGGTCCTCTTAACTGGGTATCCTCTGGCTTCTCAAAGACGTGTGGGGAGTTCCGAGTAGGGAAATATGAAGTGAGTAATTCACTTAATTCTTTTTCTCACAGAGTTCGGTCAACAAAAGGTCCACGAGGGGCTATCTGCATATATCCCAGGAAGGGGGATGTTTGGGCGCTATACCGGAATTGGTCCCCGGACTGGAACGAACTGACAGCTGACAATGTCATTCACAAGTATGATATGGTCGAAGTTGTTGAAGACTTTAGTGAGGAGCAAGGTGTACTTGTGACTCCCTTGGTGAAAGTGGCTGGCTTCAAGACAGTATTTCACCGGCACTTGGATCCCAGAGAGGCCAGGAGGATCCCTAGAGAAGAGCTGTTCCGGTTCTCTCATCAAATCCCTTCATGCTTGATCACGGGTCAGGAAGCTGCAAATGCTCCAAAGGGTTGTCGGGAGCTGGATCCGGCAGCTACTCCGTTGGAGCTTCTTAAAGTAATAAATGACATTAAAGAGGAAGATATGATGGAGATTGACACAAAGTGCCAGCAAGGCGATGTAGCAGAGGATGTTGAGAATAATACTGGCATATAG